In Chryseobacterium gotjawalense, the following are encoded in one genomic region:
- a CDS encoding polysaccharide deacetylase family protein, translated as MIFLVIILVLFIIYFRLYLYLFPKHRLIILMYHKVEKEAEDELTVSVENLEKQFKYLREKKYRSLFFKDIQSESRKKIIITFDDGYYNNYEFLPALLEKYDLKAIIFISTGFIENGYHENKMMSFEDLKNLNPNFFEIALHSHLHQNFRTLNIREIEKDLIANMQILESHQINYSKIVAYPYGKYAKNKENQNLLFYTLKKLGIDFAVRIGNKINYFPNAQPYELCRIDIKGGDSLQKFKIKLILGKLKFF; from the coding sequence ATGATATTTCTTGTAATTATTTTAGTTTTGTTTATTATCTATTTTCGCCTTTATCTTTATCTTTTTCCCAAACACAGACTTATTATTCTGATGTATCATAAGGTGGAGAAAGAAGCTGAAGATGAACTTACAGTGAGTGTAGAAAATCTTGAAAAGCAGTTTAAATATCTTCGTGAAAAAAAATACCGTTCGCTTTTTTTTAAAGATATTCAGTCCGAATCCAGAAAGAAAATCATCATTACTTTCGACGACGGTTATTACAATAATTATGAGTTTTTACCGGCTCTTCTCGAAAAATACGACCTTAAAGCAATCATTTTTATTTCCACAGGCTTTATTGAAAATGGGTATCATGAAAATAAAATGATGAGTTTTGAAGACCTTAAGAATCTTAATCCCAATTTTTTCGAAATTGCGCTTCACAGTCATCTGCACCAGAATTTCAGGACATTGAACATCCGTGAAATTGAGAAAGACTTAATAGCGAATATGCAGATTCTGGAATCTCATCAGATTAATTATTCTAAAATTGTGGCCTATCCGTACGGAAAATATGCTAAAAATAAAGAGAATCAAAATCTGCTTTTTTACACCTTAAAGAAATTAGGCATTGACTTTGCTGTAAGAATTGGCAATAAAATAAATTATTTCCCAAATGCCCAACCTTACGAACTTTGCAGAATCGATATCAAAGGTGGGGACTCGCTGCAAAAATTTAAAATTAAATTAATACTGGGAAAACTGAAGTTTTTTTGA
- a CDS encoding glycosyltransferase family 2 protein, whose amino-acid sequence MINKPLVSIVVPCYNVEKYVEACISSVILQDYENWECILINDGSKDNTLDLIKSFESRENRIRVFTQENFGLSATRNKGIENANGEFLFFLDSDDILSNDAISTLVSSFQNNDIVTGITTSAAFSNNNNNMTRLSQLLHPKEGTITFENSHFEVLVRTMEIGLTPVAQNRLYRKDFIDQHQLRFKSGILHEDELWFFETMLLAENVKFINKETYFYRIDNQDSITKNVGDRNLESYIQVMEEIIKKYSQHEQFNIIAKWYSVYIKKIFLDFAVRERSKLSGQIISRLESALKDCYIPLAKENLLSKNNDLYYKTINKLSLKPFSIIEKHFFRNPVNSLRKIVNVFKVSYFLK is encoded by the coding sequence ATGATAAATAAACCGCTGGTATCTATTGTTGTCCCTTGTTACAACGTTGAGAAATATGTTGAGGCATGCATCAGTTCTGTGATTTTACAGGATTATGAAAACTGGGAATGTATTTTAATTAATGACGGAAGCAAGGACAATACTTTGGATTTAATAAAGAGTTTTGAATCTAGAGAGAACCGAATTCGAGTTTTTACACAAGAAAATTTTGGGCTTTCTGCTACTAGAAATAAAGGAATCGAAAATGCAAACGGAGAATTCCTGTTTTTTTTGGATTCGGATGATATTTTGAGCAACGATGCAATCAGCACTTTGGTTTCATCTTTTCAAAATAATGATATTGTTACCGGCATTACTACATCTGCGGCTTTTTCTAATAATAATAATAATATGACCAGGCTTTCTCAATTACTGCATCCCAAAGAAGGCACTATCACCTTCGAGAACAGTCATTTTGAAGTTTTGGTTAGAACGATGGAAATAGGACTTACGCCAGTAGCACAAAACAGATTATATAGAAAAGATTTTATTGATCAACATCAGCTTCGTTTCAAATCCGGCATTTTACATGAAGATGAATTGTGGTTTTTTGAAACCATGTTGTTAGCTGAAAATGTAAAATTTATCAATAAAGAAACTTATTTTTATAGAATTGATAATCAAGATTCTATTACAAAAAATGTAGGTGACAGAAATTTAGAATCTTATATACAGGTTATGGAGGAGATTATTAAAAAATATTCTCAACACGAACAATTCAATATAATTGCAAAATGGTATTCGGTTTATATTAAAAAAATATTTCTTGATTTTGCTGTTAGAGAGCGATCAAAACTCAGTGGTCAAATAATTTCAAGACTGGAATCAGCTTTAAAAGATTGTTACATTCCCTTAGCAAAAGAGAATCTTCTCTCAAAGAATAATGACCTCTATTACAAAACTATTAATAAATTATCATTAAAACCCTTTAGTATTATTGAAAAACATTTCTTCCGTAACCCGGTGAATAGTCTGAGGAAAATCGTAAACGTATTTAAAGTCTCTTATTTCTTAAAATAA
- a CDS encoding glycosyltransferase family 2 protein, whose protein sequence is MMLTERISGLIITFNEEKNIQEILDCFTFCDEIIVVDSFSTDKTVEIASRNPKVKIIQHQFEDFTKQRNIALDAAKNDWVIFLDGDERITPELQKEIISELNKSDKKDAYYFYRKFYFGGKPVSFSGTQTDKNIRLFRRTKCRYTADKKVHETLEVQGTTGILKNKLIHYSFENFEQFKKKMLYYGLLKGSELTDKGKKYSIITHWGKVALKFMKTYFLKLGFLDGITGLKISYLQSLYVSETYRTLKNNN, encoded by the coding sequence ATGATGCTTACGGAGAGAATAAGTGGTTTAATAATCACTTTTAATGAAGAAAAAAATATTCAGGAAATTCTGGATTGCTTTACATTTTGTGACGAGATTATTGTTGTAGATTCATTCAGCACGGATAAAACGGTAGAAATTGCCTCGCGGAATCCGAAGGTGAAAATCATCCAGCATCAGTTCGAAGACTTTACAAAGCAACGGAATATAGCTTTGGATGCCGCGAAAAATGATTGGGTCATTTTTTTGGATGGTGACGAACGGATTACGCCGGAACTGCAAAAAGAGATTATTTCGGAATTGAATAAATCCGATAAAAAGGACGCTTATTATTTCTATCGAAAATTTTATTTTGGCGGAAAACCGGTGAGTTTTTCGGGAACACAAACTGATAAAAACATTAGACTTTTTCGTAGAACCAAATGCAGGTATACCGCCGATAAAAAAGTACATGAAACACTCGAAGTACAAGGCACAACCGGTATTTTAAAAAACAAATTAATTCATTATTCTTTTGAAAATTTTGAGCAATTCAAGAAGAAAATGCTTTATTATGGTTTATTAAAAGGAAGTGAACTTACCGATAAAGGAAAGAAATATTCAATCATTACTCATTGGGGAAAAGTTGCATTAAAGTTTATGAAAACTTATTTTTTAAAATTAGGATTTTTGGATGGAATTACTGGACTGAAAATAAGTTACCTCCAAAGCCTTTATGTGAGTGAAACTTACAGAACCCTGAAAAACAATAATTAA
- a CDS encoding glycosyltransferase family 4 protein, which yields MGIKRKIKNFIYLKKNYPLSEKTIVPDSNKKTILIIDTQIPTFDMDSASNRITEIAKFLAKNYNVYIMDSANRIPKVESKKYIENLNSNDITIYTPYLNKYGVMRGKKYFLKKLIPKLDFVWLHRPEVFRDYVDFFRNNAPNAKVIYDMVDIHYLRMERGLQIKYDKNRAKEAVYFKYIETELCRKADKIAVISEKEKDFMKDFVEESKLFTISNVHNLKVKPEETPAFEKRNGIFFIGGFLHDPNVDAVEVLYHKIMPLVWEQLPNLKITIIGAEAPESILEMNSAQFEVVGFVENIIPYYEKCFASVSPLRFGAGVKGKIGQALEYTLPVITTEIGAEGMFLENEITALIAGNEDCQKFADNIIAICKNKELWNTLHQNSEKAIYPFSIDAQKEELFRLLS from the coding sequence ATGGGAATTAAAAGAAAAATTAAAAATTTTATTTATCTCAAAAAAAATTATCCTTTATCAGAAAAAACAATTGTTCCTGATAGTAACAAAAAAACGATTCTGATTATCGACACTCAGATTCCCACTTTTGATATGGATTCAGCATCCAACCGAATCACCGAAATTGCCAAGTTTTTGGCTAAAAACTATAATGTTTACATTATGGATTCGGCAAACAGGATTCCCAAAGTAGAGTCAAAAAAATATATCGAAAACCTAAATAGCAATGATATAACAATTTATACTCCCTATCTCAATAAATATGGGGTCATGCGTGGTAAGAAATATTTTTTAAAAAAACTGATTCCCAAGCTTGATTTTGTATGGCTTCATCGCCCGGAAGTCTTTAGAGATTATGTCGATTTTTTCCGAAATAACGCACCAAATGCTAAAGTTATTTATGACATGGTCGACATCCATTATCTAAGAATGGAAAGGGGTTTGCAAATAAAGTATGATAAAAACAGAGCAAAGGAAGCTGTTTATTTTAAATATATCGAAACCGAACTCTGTAGAAAAGCCGACAAAATTGCTGTAATCAGCGAGAAGGAAAAGGATTTTATGAAAGATTTTGTAGAGGAATCTAAACTGTTTACGATAAGCAATGTTCATAACTTAAAAGTAAAACCTGAAGAAACGCCTGCCTTTGAAAAACGAAATGGTATTTTCTTTATCGGAGGTTTTTTGCATGATCCTAATGTAGATGCAGTTGAAGTGCTGTATCACAAAATAATGCCTTTGGTTTGGGAACAATTACCCAATCTTAAGATTACCATCATTGGTGCTGAAGCTCCAGAATCAATATTAGAAATGAATTCTGCTCAATTTGAAGTGGTGGGTTTTGTGGAAAACATTATTCCTTATTATGAAAAATGTTTTGCGTCTGTTTCACCGTTAAGATTTGGTGCAGGTGTGAAAGGTAAAATCGGACAGGCATTGGAATATACACTTCCTGTGATAACCACCGAAATTGGTGCTGAAGGAATGTTTTTGGAAAATGAAATCACCGCTTTAATTGCAGGAAACGAGGATTGTCAAAAATTTGCAGATAATATTATAGCGATCTGTAAAAACAAAGAACTTTGGAATACGCTTCATCAAAATTCAGAAAAAGCAATTTATCCATTTTCTATTGATGCGCAGAAAGAAGAATTGTTTAGGCTGTTGTCATAA
- a CDS encoding phosphomannose isomerase type II C-terminal cupin domain has translation MLEIGDRPWGKYYVLADEPHYKLKRIEVNPGQRLSYQFHHHRQEFWTIVEGEAVVTLDGEEITVKYGESIHIPLGAKHRIENRSTELLIFVEVQTGTYFGEDDIVRLQDDYERK, from the coding sequence ATGTTAGAAATTGGTGACAGACCGTGGGGGAAATATTATGTTTTGGCAGATGAACCTCATTATAAATTAAAGAGAATTGAAGTAAATCCGGGTCAGCGATTATCTTACCAGTTTCATCATCACCGACAGGAATTCTGGACAATCGTTGAGGGCGAAGCAGTTGTCACCTTAGACGGAGAGGAGATTACTGTAAAATATGGTGAAAGCATTCATATTCCTTTAGGAGCTAAACACCGAATTGAAAACCGCTCAACAGAACTGCTTATTTTTGTGGAAGTACAGACTGGAACTTATTTCGGGGAAGATGATATTGTGAGGCTGCAGGATGATTATGAGAGAAAATAA
- a CDS encoding glycosyltransferase family 2 protein produces the protein MNNYPLISLIIPCYNAEQTLEKCLNSVIQQSYNNLEIIIVDDGSTDGSSKIYEEFQRKDNRIEIFRQDNYGVSKARNKGVKAAIGEYICFVDSDDWVETNYCSELYNLLITENADIAIIEASYEDEIGNVIFNKPISSEKVFDGKRALVLLLEDKFIQSHPWGKLYKATFLKNVSFPEDLKCFEDYSTLFKIFDKAVKVVRSDEKLYHYLQHADSLSHNLSPKTAYYFYLAIMDVFKFCQSTTQLKNQENITKNIIRKLLMVLKRILRNTTKEEMQLEKEKIRQSFKSFLKYHLKDIGLEYWLYLRLYYYYPNLYAKLISKNDK, from the coding sequence ATGAATAATTATCCATTAATAAGTCTAATCATTCCTTGTTATAACGCTGAACAGACGTTAGAAAAATGTCTTAATTCTGTGATTCAACAATCTTACAATAATTTAGAAATAATTATTGTTGATGATGGCTCCACTGATGGGAGTTCGAAAATCTATGAAGAATTTCAAAGAAAAGATAACCGAATCGAAATTTTCAGACAGGACAATTATGGCGTTTCGAAAGCAAGAAACAAAGGAGTAAAAGCAGCTATAGGAGAATATATTTGTTTTGTAGATTCTGATGATTGGGTAGAAACCAATTATTGTTCCGAGCTCTATAATTTACTTATTACCGAAAATGCGGATATTGCTATTATAGAAGCTTCTTATGAAGATGAAATCGGAAATGTCATTTTTAATAAACCTATTTCTAGCGAGAAGGTATTTGATGGAAAAAGAGCTTTAGTTCTTTTACTGGAAGATAAATTTATACAAAGCCACCCGTGGGGCAAACTATACAAAGCGACCTTTTTAAAAAATGTAAGCTTTCCTGAAGATTTGAAATGTTTTGAAGATTATTCAACACTTTTCAAAATTTTCGACAAAGCGGTAAAGGTTGTTAGATCGGATGAAAAGCTTTATCATTACCTACAACATGCAGACAGTCTTTCGCACAATCTTTCCCCGAAAACCGCCTATTATTTTTATTTGGCGATAATGGATGTATTTAAATTTTGTCAAAGTACAACACAGCTCAAAAATCAAGAAAATATCACAAAAAATATAATCAGAAAACTTCTGATGGTTCTTAAGCGTATTCTCCGAAATACGACGAAAGAGGAAATGCAGCTTGAAAAGGAAAAAATCCGACAATCCTTTAAATCTTTTCTTAAATATCACCTTAAAGACATAGGTTTGGAATATTGGTTATATTTAAGATTATACTACTATTACCCAAATCTATACGCGAAATTAATTTCTAAGAATGATAAATAA